Genomic DNA from Candidatus Omnitrophota bacterium:
GGACAGATAAAACCTGAGGATGTCCGGGAAATCCGCGGCGCGCTCGTAAGCGTGATAGCCCAGCAAATGTCCGTTGTGCGCGATGCCGGACGCGTCCAGCATCCGCCGGAAAGAGCGGCCGGGCCAGTTGACGGCAAGATTCCCCAGGCACAATCCCGGGCGGGCCGGGAACCCCCGGAGGAAAATGTCCCGGACCGGAGGAGAGGAAAGACGCACATAAAACCGCGGCTTCGCCCTGCGGATCTCCCGCGCAAGCTCAATGACGACGTCCCGGACGCCCGGAAGCTGTTGCACATGCTGGTGGCCGTCGATAAAATCCGGATACTCCCCCATGACGCGGACGAACCTCTCCAACTGGGCGCGGACCTCGCGCGACAGCGCTTCGCGGGACATCCGGCCCGTCAGGCAGCCGGAAACAAATTCGGGGAATTCATGGAAATGCCCGCGGGAG
This window encodes:
- a CDS encoding ChbG/HpnK family deacetylase — encoded protein: MIVCADDYGLSPGVNQGILELVRERRITAVSCMTIYDSCEADLEALRPGRADMDIGLHVVLTRGRPVSSVPGPAGLVNSRGHFHEFPEFVSGCLTGRMSREALSREVRAQLERFVRVMGEYPDFIDGHQHVQQLPGVRDVVIELAREIRRAKPRFYVRLSSPPVRDIFLRGFPARPGLCLGNLAVNWPGRSFRRMLDASGIAHNGHLLGYHAYERAADFPDILRFYLSLRPAANDIFFCHPGYVDDDLRQRDDVVRSRIRVLACLRSPEYLSALNESGVELNRFV